One Bacillus sp. 1780r2a1 DNA segment encodes these proteins:
- the crtI gene encoding phytoene desaturase family protein has product MNKKVIIVGSGLGGLSAAVRLASDGYKVTVLEQGERIGGKLNMRSGKGFSFDTGPSILTMPWVLEQLFESAGKNVHDYMSIKRVEPQWRTFFTDGTQIDLTSDLPKMITEIQKCAPEDVNGFFDYLSYAHKMYESNLKSFYKKSLTGLNDLRSMHTVKELLQMDPMKSMDATTRKYFSSKHLRQLFNFLIMYIGSSPYHAPAVLTQLAHVQLGLGIYYVQGGMYKIAEGIGKLLDELGVEIKLNTPVERITTEGSKASGVVLKNGESLAADLVVSNLEVIPTYKTLLKNHPRAKQHTEQLAKYEPTVSGLVLLLGVNKKYEQLAHHNFFFSKDQKQEFDTIFNEGEIASDPTIYIGVSSKSDPTQAPDGKENLFILTHVPPLKEGENWNAIEEQYRDVVLTKLEAMGLNGLRNSIEFEERFTPNTLQQLYGANGGSIYGVATDRKKNGGFKIPARSQILSNLYFVGGSTHPGGGVPMVTLSGQLTADAINEDFQLSSINKKHIG; this is encoded by the coding sequence GTGAATAAAAAAGTAATTATCGTTGGATCAGGCTTAGGTGGTCTATCAGCAGCAGTTCGTCTTGCTTCTGACGGCTATAAGGTAACCGTTTTAGAGCAAGGAGAACGTATCGGCGGGAAGTTAAACATGCGTAGTGGGAAAGGCTTCTCATTTGATACGGGTCCCTCTATCCTTACAATGCCTTGGGTGTTAGAACAACTTTTTGAAAGTGCAGGGAAAAACGTGCATGACTACATGAGTATCAAGCGTGTAGAACCTCAATGGCGAACATTTTTTACGGATGGAACTCAAATCGACTTAACAAGCGATTTACCAAAGATGATTACAGAAATTCAAAAGTGTGCACCAGAAGATGTAAACGGCTTTTTTGACTACCTATCCTATGCACATAAAATGTATGAATCAAACTTGAAAAGTTTTTATAAAAAAAGCTTAACGGGCCTAAACGACTTACGTTCTATGCATACTGTCAAAGAGTTGCTGCAGATGGATCCGATGAAATCAATGGATGCAACTACGCGTAAATATTTCTCAAGCAAACACTTGCGCCAGCTCTTTAATTTTTTAATTATGTACATCGGCTCTTCTCCTTATCATGCACCTGCTGTCTTAACGCAGTTGGCTCATGTACAGCTAGGCCTTGGCATTTATTATGTTCAAGGCGGGATGTATAAGATTGCTGAAGGAATTGGTAAACTATTAGATGAATTAGGCGTAGAAATCAAGCTAAATACGCCAGTTGAGAGAATTACAACTGAAGGTTCAAAAGCATCAGGTGTCGTTTTGAAAAACGGAGAAAGCTTAGCTGCAGATTTAGTTGTTTCTAACTTAGAAGTAATACCAACTTATAAAACATTACTGAAAAATCACCCACGAGCAAAGCAACATACAGAACAGCTTGCTAAGTATGAACCAACTGTCTCAGGATTAGTTTTGTTATTAGGGGTTAACAAAAAATACGAGCAGCTTGCTCACCATAACTTCTTTTTCTCAAAAGATCAAAAGCAAGAATTTGATACTATTTTTAATGAAGGTGAAATTGCTTCCGATCCAACTATTTACATTGGTGTTTCATCTAAATCTGATCCAACACAAGCACCTGACGGAAAGGAAAACTTATTCATTCTAACACACGTTCCTCCACTAAAAGAAGGTGAAAACTGGAACGCCATTGAAGAGCAATACAGAGATGTTGTTCTTACGAAACTTGAAGCAATGGGTCTTAACGGCTTGCGCAATAGCATTGAATTTGAAGAAAGATTTACGCCAAATACTCTCCAGCAGCTATACGGTGCAAACGGAGGCTCTATTTACGGAGTAGCAACTGATCGTAAAAAGAATGGTGGCTTTAAAATCCCTGCGCGTAGTCAAATCCTTTCAAACTTATACTTTGTTGGTGGTTCTACTCACCCTGGCGGTGGCGTTCCGATGGTTACTCTATCGGGTCAACTAACTGCTGATGCAATTAATGAAGATTTTCAGCTATCTTCTATTAATAAAAAGCATATCGGTTAA
- a CDS encoding toxic anion resistance protein, with the protein MKELEKNQSLDELLNDPFASPTLATQADQPVAKQLSTYNSLAPEYQEKAQKIAEQIDYKNQQAILQYGVAAQSELSQFSQSVLQHVQTKDTGPVGDVIADLMSKIRQVNPDDFTTKKKGFIGRVFSGLSKPIQNLLTKYQSINVEIDKIADKLERSKQMLYRDITMLDSLYDKNKQFYDALNIYIGAAEYRLESLRNEALPALQQEAKAKNDYLMAQEVNDLSQFINRLEKRVHDLKLSRQIAVQSAPQIRLIQEVNQTLVEKIQSSILTAIPLWKNQVVIATTLLRQKAAMEAQKQVSKTTNDLLTRNSEMLKQNTIEVAKENERGIVNIETLRQTQSDLITTLEEVLKIQEEGRTKRTEAEAELYQMESDLKTKLMNLK; encoded by the coding sequence ATGAAAGAATTGGAAAAAAACCAATCGCTAGATGAACTTTTAAACGATCCGTTTGCATCACCCACTTTGGCTACACAGGCTGATCAACCGGTAGCTAAGCAACTTTCAACGTACAATAGTTTAGCACCTGAATATCAGGAAAAAGCACAAAAGATTGCTGAGCAAATTGACTATAAAAACCAGCAGGCTATTCTTCAGTATGGCGTAGCTGCACAGTCTGAGCTTTCCCAGTTCTCACAGTCTGTTTTACAGCATGTGCAAACGAAGGATACAGGTCCTGTGGGAGATGTAATAGCCGATCTAATGTCTAAGATACGTCAGGTTAATCCAGATGATTTTACAACGAAGAAAAAAGGGTTTATCGGGAGAGTATTTTCTGGATTGTCAAAGCCAATTCAAAATTTATTAACTAAATATCAAAGTATTAACGTTGAAATTGATAAAATTGCAGACAAATTAGAGCGCTCTAAGCAAATGCTTTATCGTGATATTACGATGTTGGATAGCTTGTACGATAAAAATAAGCAGTTTTATGATGCGTTAAATATTTATATTGGAGCTGCAGAGTACCGCCTGGAGTCACTTCGAAACGAGGCACTTCCTGCACTTCAACAAGAAGCAAAAGCGAAGAATGACTACTTAATGGCTCAGGAAGTAAATGATTTGAGCCAATTTATTAATCGCTTAGAAAAGCGGGTTCATGATCTGAAGCTAAGTAGACAGATTGCCGTTCAAAGCGCACCACAAATTCGTTTGATTCAAGAAGTAAATCAAACGCTTGTAGAAAAAATTCAAAGCTCTATCTTGACAGCAATTCCCCTCTGGAAAAATCAAGTGGTGATTGCTACTACGTTGTTGCGACAAAAAGCCGCAATGGAAGCTCAAAAGCAAGTATCTAAAACAACAAACGATTTATTAACGCGTAATTCAGAAATGTTAAAGCAAAATACAATTGAAGTGGCAAAAGAAAACGAGCGAGGAATCGTGAATATTGAAACGCTTAGACAAACACAATCAGATTTAATTACTACGCTTGAAGAAGTATTGAAAATTCAAGAGGAAGGCCGCACGAAGCGAACAGAAGCAGAAGCGGAGCTTTATCAGATGGAATCAGACTTGAAAACCAAGTTAATGAATTTAAAATAG
- a CDS encoding potassium/proton antiporter, translating to MSFTIDNLIFLLSILLVTGVLTAKFSSRLGLPSLVLFIIVGMILSHYVYFDNALLAQGVGIIALIIILFDGGIQTKWTDVKSVVRPSISLATLGVLITTVVTGVLAKYILDVTWLEGLLFGAIVGSTDAAAVFSVLGSKNIRQKLTSTLEAESGSNDPMAIFLTVSIIELIQVPESPIFTLFLDFFWQMGMGLIMGLVLGKASVWIINRINLDSSGLYPVLSLALAALTYGVTAFIGASGLLAVYIMAVIIGNSHLTYRHAIVRFNEGFAWMMQILMFIILGLLVFPKELIQVTWQGILLSFLLMLVARPLGVFISMLFSKYTLKEQLFISWGGLKGAVPIVLATYPMMAGLENSALIFNVVFFVVLTSALLQGATISPLANYLNFSDGEKEVVPHSLELVSMGKTNNEMIELKLVPDAAISGKSLEEIPLPEDILITAVIREEKLITPRGNTKIFSGDTLYVLVSKKKRERVTEYFQKKKNPSEEEVSTL from the coding sequence TTGAGTTTTACGATTGACAATTTAATTTTCCTTTTATCCATTCTTCTAGTTACGGGAGTCCTAACAGCAAAATTCTCTTCTCGTTTAGGTCTACCTTCCCTCGTACTGTTTATTATTGTAGGTATGATACTCAGTCATTACGTCTACTTTGACAACGCTCTTTTAGCACAAGGTGTCGGAATAATTGCTCTCATTATCATTCTATTTGATGGTGGTATTCAAACGAAGTGGACTGACGTAAAAAGCGTCGTTCGCCCTTCTATTTCTCTTGCTACATTAGGGGTTTTAATTACAACTGTTGTAACCGGTGTGTTAGCAAAGTATATTTTGGATGTTACTTGGCTAGAGGGCTTATTATTTGGAGCAATTGTTGGCTCTACTGATGCAGCAGCCGTTTTTTCCGTTTTAGGATCCAAAAACATTCGTCAAAAACTCACGTCAACTTTAGAAGCAGAGTCAGGTTCTAATGATCCAATGGCGATTTTCTTAACTGTTTCAATTATTGAACTAATCCAAGTACCTGAATCACCTATCTTTACTCTTTTCCTCGATTTTTTCTGGCAAATGGGAATGGGATTAATAATGGGATTAGTGCTAGGAAAAGCTTCTGTATGGATTATTAATCGCATTAATTTAGACTCGTCCGGCCTTTATCCAGTATTATCTCTTGCTTTAGCAGCTTTAACATATGGTGTCACTGCTTTTATTGGAGCAAGTGGCTTGCTAGCTGTTTACATAATGGCTGTTATTATCGGAAATTCCCATTTAACGTATCGTCATGCTATTGTACGATTTAATGAAGGATTTGCCTGGATGATGCAGATTCTTATGTTCATTATTTTAGGACTACTCGTCTTTCCTAAAGAACTTATCCAGGTTACATGGCAAGGTATTTTACTGTCGTTTTTATTAATGCTCGTTGCTCGACCATTAGGTGTTTTCATCAGCATGCTCTTTAGCAAATATACACTGAAAGAGCAGCTATTCATTTCGTGGGGAGGGTTAAAGGGAGCTGTTCCCATTGTTTTAGCTACATACCCAATGATGGCTGGTCTTGAAAACAGTGCGCTTATCTTTAACGTGGTATTCTTCGTTGTTCTTACTTCTGCGTTATTGCAAGGAGCAACAATTTCTCCGCTTGCTAATTACTTGAATTTTTCAGATGGTGAAAAAGAAGTGGTCCCACACAGCTTAGAACTTGTTTCTATGGGAAAAACCAATAATGAGATGATTGAGCTGAAGCTAGTGCCAGATGCTGCAATTTCCGGAAAATCACTTGAAGAAATCCCCTTACCGGAAGACATTTTAATTACAGCTGTTATACGTGAAGAAAAGCTAATCACACCTCGCGGAAATACTAAGATCTTCTCTGGGGATACTCTATATGTTCTTGTATCTAAAAAGAAACGCGAGCGCGTTACAGAATATTTTCAAAAGAAAAAGAACCCTTCTGAAGAGGAAGTATCTACACTTTAA
- a CDS encoding polysaccharide deacetylase family protein, translated as MKKSLLFLCVFLFFAGASNGQAAKKSRFYYEKKGDIVWEVPTSEEKIIALTFDDGPDPTYTPLILDLLKEYNAKATFFVLGDRVTQYPTIAKREIKEGHELANHTYSHLEVRGQDTAKIEGEIEKADERIQQVTGIKPYLFRPPTGYYDDKVVKAAKNQQYTVVLWSWHQDTFDWRNPGVDRIVHQVLKNASSGDIVLFHDTGGNRTQTVQALKQILPELKEKGYRFVTISELLKHHPNYESLYLMQKENTNKGTPLK; from the coding sequence ATGAAAAAAAGTCTTTTGTTTCTTTGCGTATTTCTCTTTTTCGCCGGTGCATCGAACGGACAAGCAGCAAAAAAAAGTCGCTTTTACTATGAGAAAAAAGGTGATATTGTTTGGGAAGTTCCAACAAGTGAAGAAAAGATTATCGCATTAACGTTTGATGATGGGCCAGATCCGACATATACGCCGCTTATTCTAGATTTACTAAAGGAATACAATGCAAAAGCTACATTTTTTGTTTTAGGTGACCGAGTTACTCAATATCCTACAATTGCAAAAAGAGAGATTAAAGAAGGGCATGAACTCGCAAATCATACGTATAGTCATCTAGAAGTTCGCGGTCAAGATACTGCAAAAATAGAAGGAGAGATCGAAAAGGCTGATGAAAGAATTCAGCAGGTAACAGGTATTAAACCTTATCTCTTTAGGCCTCCTACTGGTTACTATGACGATAAAGTGGTGAAAGCAGCTAAAAACCAACAATATACGGTTGTATTATGGTCGTGGCATCAAGACACGTTTGATTGGAGAAATCCTGGTGTAGACAGAATTGTTCATCAAGTATTGAAAAATGCAAGCTCTGGAGATATTGTTTTGTTTCACGATACAGGTGGAAATCGTACGCAAACAGTTCAAGCACTAAAACAAATACTGCCTGAGTTAAAAGAAAAAGGATATCGTTTTGTTACAATTTCAGAGCTTTTAAAGCATCATCCAAACTATGAATCCCTTTATTTAATGCAAAAGGAAAACACAAACAAAGGCACTCCTTTAAAATAG
- a CDS encoding 5-bromo-4-chloroindolyl phosphate hydrolysis family protein, which produces MTFLKRLFIVWTVGTATIPISYLGFNVGVGDSILLSFGTAAITGIFFIFKSVRVAYKDPYREELAYIKHQVKEARKQLKVISSSRFKLKSIHMWTELSKLYRVGKSMVDMVEKEPERYKSVQPFFTNYLQATVTVIERYVFLLSKPTKSIDVKESIHEAENVIHELSAQYDQLLNSALSQDVLSLDVEMKVLKQHFQNEEEYAPINRMK; this is translated from the coding sequence ATGACATTCTTAAAACGATTGTTTATCGTATGGACTGTTGGTACAGCTACGATTCCAATTAGTTATTTAGGGTTTAATGTAGGGGTAGGTGACAGCATTTTATTAAGCTTTGGCACTGCTGCAATAACAGGAATATTCTTTATCTTTAAAAGCGTTAGAGTTGCATATAAAGACCCGTATAGGGAAGAGCTTGCCTATATCAAGCATCAGGTAAAGGAAGCGCGTAAACAATTAAAAGTTATTAGTAGTTCTCGCTTTAAGCTAAAATCAATTCACATGTGGACAGAGCTTTCTAAGCTATACAGAGTAGGAAAGAGCATGGTTGATATGGTTGAAAAAGAGCCTGAGCGTTATAAAAGTGTTCAGCCATTTTTTACAAATTACCTGCAAGCAACGGTGACGGTTATTGAACGCTACGTATTTTTATTATCTAAACCTACTAAAAGTATTGATGTAAAAGAAAGTATTCATGAAGCTGAAAATGTGATACATGAACTCTCAGCACAGTACGATCAGCTTTTAAATTCTGCTCTCTCTCAAGATGTACTAAGTTTAGATGTAGAAATGAAGGTTTTAAAGCAACATTTTCAAAATGAAGAGGAATATGCGCCAATAAATCGAATGAAGTAA
- a CDS encoding glycosyltransferase family 2 protein, with protein MSFIVVMLLLTSLLITRIPTFHHVRFQKPYSIETRKVSVIIPARNEEHNIKKLLSTLNDNRSNLYEIIVVDDGSTDQTAHIAAEMGATVLKPKKLPKGWLGKSWACWNGAKKANGSILLFLDADTWVEKGGIKRIHDVFELKKGFLSIHPYHGVKKPYESLSAFFHYIVFASVGGFHLFNQNGTASGGFGQCLVCEKSEYFRYGGHQAICGEVVENMAFANYVREQQGEVYCMGGRGAVSMRMYPNGISELIRGWSKSFVSGAGKTEPIYLFLVSLWLTGMIHYVVSLPLLIQQYPILAGTSYVLMGIMLFSKLRHIGAFSYVTSFLFPIHLFFFFIVFACSLLQTTVVRKVTWKGRKIQVDYAKKRFFK; from the coding sequence ATGTCATTTATAGTGGTCATGCTACTTCTTACTTCACTCTTAATTACCCGCATTCCAACGTTTCACCATGTGCGCTTTCAAAAGCCGTATTCTATAGAAACAAGGAAAGTTTCTGTTATTATTCCAGCTCGTAATGAAGAGCATAATATCAAAAAGCTTTTAAGCACGCTTAATGATAACCGTTCCAACTTGTATGAGATTATTGTTGTTGATGATGGATCTACAGACCAGACTGCTCATATAGCTGCAGAGATGGGAGCAACTGTTTTGAAGCCAAAAAAGCTACCAAAAGGATGGTTAGGAAAATCTTGGGCATGCTGGAATGGTGCAAAAAAGGCAAATGGCTCCATCTTATTGTTTTTAGACGCGGATACGTGGGTAGAAAAAGGTGGAATTAAACGAATTCATGATGTGTTTGAATTGAAGAAAGGTTTTTTATCTATCCATCCGTATCATGGCGTTAAGAAGCCTTATGAATCATTATCTGCCTTTTTTCATTATATTGTTTTTGCTTCGGTAGGGGGCTTTCACCTATTTAATCAAAATGGAACAGCATCAGGTGGATTTGGTCAGTGTTTGGTTTGTGAAAAAAGCGAGTATTTTCGCTATGGGGGTCACCAAGCAATTTGCGGAGAGGTAGTTGAAAATATGGCTTTTGCTAACTACGTTCGTGAACAGCAAGGGGAAGTTTACTGCATGGGTGGTAGAGGTGCAGTCAGCATGAGAATGTACCCTAATGGAATTAGTGAACTCATAAGAGGATGGAGCAAAAGTTTTGTATCGGGAGCTGGAAAAACAGAACCGATTTATTTGTTTCTTGTAAGTTTATGGCTTACCGGTATGATTCACTATGTGGTTTCTCTGCCGCTTCTTATACAACAATACCCGATATTGGCTGGAACTAGCTATGTATTAATGGGAATTATGTTATTCAGTAAACTGCGGCATATCGGAGCGTTTTCTTATGTAACGAGTTTTCTTTTTCCTATTCACCTCTTCTTTTTTTTTATCGTGTTTGCATGTTCACTGTTACAAACAACAGTGGTGAGAAAAGTTACGTGGAAAGGGAGAAAGATTCAAGTTGATTATGCAAAAAAGAGGTTTTTTAAATGA
- a CDS encoding M28 family peptidase, producing MKRTRKTIVSVALATSLALSISSTYTAAAPVAQSSSSQAYNAVDKKVLNKINVDNIYNDIEYLAKTPRVAGTAAEHKAAWYIQKKLKSFGYKANVEPFTFVGYTEASKVELSADGTSYSPSSFTYSVNGNVSAEVVYAGLATKEELATQDLTGKVALIQRGSISFGEKVLNAAEKGAKAVIIYNNADGELNGTLGGANDGYVPAVALSKAEGEQLLEKVKAGTLTATVNIEGAEVSERISYNVTATKSPTEKKRNTDDIIVIGAHHDSVEGAPGANDDASGTAMVIELARVLKSLPTDTELRFVTFGAEELGLIGSQEYVDGLSHDEKDRIVGMFNLDMVGSRDAGDLVLKTADGKANFVTKLAQASSLRLNGAATPYSEGGRSDHVPFAEAGIPAALFIHDPAEPWYHTPEDSIDKISKEKLQDVAEIVGTAVYDRARPDHKGPKAQRGQSFKAPELYYQQDLK from the coding sequence ATGAAAAGAACAAGAAAGACAATTGTATCCGTTGCTTTAGCAACAAGCTTAGCCCTTTCAATATCTAGTACATATACTGCAGCTGCTCCTGTCGCTCAGTCTTCATCGAGTCAAGCTTACAATGCGGTAGATAAAAAGGTTCTCAACAAAATCAATGTAGATAACATCTACAATGATATTGAGTATTTAGCAAAAACGCCTCGTGTAGCTGGAACTGCGGCTGAGCATAAAGCAGCTTGGTATATCCAGAAAAAATTAAAATCATTTGGTTATAAAGCAAACGTCGAGCCATTTACATTCGTTGGCTATACTGAAGCATCTAAAGTTGAACTTTCAGCAGATGGGACAAGCTATTCTCCTAGCTCTTTCACATACAGCGTAAACGGTAATGTCAGCGCTGAAGTTGTTTATGCTGGTCTTGCAACAAAAGAAGAGTTAGCGACTCAAGACTTAACAGGTAAAGTTGCACTGATTCAACGTGGTTCTATTAGCTTTGGTGAAAAAGTGTTAAATGCAGCCGAAAAGGGAGCTAAAGCCGTAATTATTTATAATAATGCTGATGGTGAGTTAAACGGAACGCTTGGTGGAGCTAATGATGGTTATGTGCCAGCTGTAGCTTTATCAAAAGCAGAGGGTGAACAGCTTCTTGAAAAAGTAAAAGCAGGCACTCTAACGGCTACTGTAAATATTGAAGGTGCTGAAGTTAGCGAACGTATTTCATATAACGTAACCGCAACAAAATCACCAACTGAAAAGAAACGTAACACGGATGATATTATCGTAATTGGGGCTCACCATGACTCAGTTGAGGGTGCGCCTGGTGCAAACGACGACGCATCTGGAACAGCAATGGTTATTGAATTAGCTCGCGTATTAAAGTCTCTACCAACAGATACAGAGCTACGCTTTGTAACATTTGGAGCTGAAGAACTTGGCTTAATTGGTTCTCAAGAGTACGTGGATGGTTTATCTCACGATGAGAAAGATCGTATCGTTGGTATGTTTAACTTAGATATGGTTGGTAGTCGCGATGCTGGTGACTTAGTATTGAAAACAGCAGATGGAAAAGCTAACTTCGTAACAAAATTAGCTCAAGCCTCAAGCCTACGTCTAAATGGTGCTGCTACTCCATATTCAGAAGGTGGACGCAGTGACCATGTGCCGTTCGCAGAAGCGGGCATCCCTGCTGCACTATTTATTCACGATCCAGCTGAGCCATGGTACCATACTCCAGAAGATAGCATTGACAAAATCAGTAAAGAAAAACTTCAAGATGTTGCTGAAATTGTAGGAACTGCCGTGTATGATCGCGCTCGACCAGATCATAAAGGACCAAAAGCTCAAAGAGGACAATCATTTAAAGCACCTGAGCTTTATTATCAGCAAGATCTGAAATAA
- a CDS encoding LTA synthase family protein: protein MKQLMTNGKNIFVKQLPLFLVAVLLFWIKTYAVYQIEFNLSLENFIQKFLLFMNPLGSAIIFFAFALLFKGRGKVRALLGINFLLSFILYANVVYYRFFNDFITVPVLTQSNNFGQLGGSAMALIQPTDILYFIDFFVLIALVMWKKFDLPTTISKRTVTSVFLVGVLVVSANIAIAETDRPQLLTRTFDRNYLVKYLGAYNYTVYDIIQSSKSSAQRALADSSDVTEVENYAKATYAEPNEKYFGKAKDMNVIYISLESLQTFMMGYELNGEEVTPFMNSLRNDKNTLYFDNVFHQTGQGKTSDAEFMVENSIFPLPQGSVFTTKANNTYQAGSAILGQNGYTNAVFHGNGKTFWNRDEMYKSFGVDKFFDSAYYDMNEEDTLNYGLEDKPFFKGSMPYLKELKQPFSAKFITLSNHFPYPLDEEDQTIEPHTTGDKSVDQYFQTSRYLDEALKQFFDDLKASGLYDNTMVVMYGDHYGISENHKRAMSEVLGKDVGDFEQAQLQRVPLFIHAPGLEGGVKHTYGGQVDIRPTVMHLLGIDTKDYIDFGTDLLSKDHQEIVPFRNGDFVTPEITKVDQKVFNNETGEQLPEEEAKKYDKYDELVKQKLELSDKLVYGDLLRFHTPEGFKPVDRSQYDYNKRD from the coding sequence ATGAAACAGCTCATGACAAACGGAAAAAACATTTTTGTTAAGCAATTGCCGCTGTTTTTAGTTGCGGTGTTGTTATTTTGGATTAAAACTTATGCCGTTTACCAAATTGAATTTAATTTAAGTCTTGAGAATTTTATCCAAAAGTTTTTACTATTTATGAACCCACTCGGTTCAGCAATTATCTTTTTTGCTTTTGCCTTACTATTTAAAGGGAGAGGAAAGGTACGAGCATTATTAGGTATTAACTTCTTATTATCATTTATTTTGTATGCAAACGTTGTGTATTATCGATTCTTTAATGATTTCATTACAGTACCTGTTTTGACTCAATCGAATAACTTTGGTCAATTAGGTGGAAGTGCAATGGCTTTAATTCAGCCAACAGATATTCTGTATTTCATTGACTTCTTTGTTTTAATTGCACTTGTAATGTGGAAGAAGTTTGATTTACCTACAACAATTAGTAAACGTACTGTAACAAGCGTATTTTTAGTCGGAGTTCTAGTTGTAAGTGCAAATATTGCGATTGCAGAAACAGATCGTCCACAGCTTTTAACACGTACGTTTGACCGTAACTATTTAGTTAAATATTTAGGTGCATATAACTATACAGTTTATGACATTATTCAAAGCTCGAAATCGTCAGCGCAAAGAGCTCTAGCTGACAGCAGTGACGTAACAGAGGTTGAAAACTATGCAAAGGCAACTTATGCTGAGCCAAATGAAAAATACTTTGGTAAAGCTAAAGATATGAACGTAATTTATATCTCACTTGAATCATTACAAACATTTATGATGGGATATGAATTAAACGGTGAAGAAGTTACGCCGTTTATGAACTCACTTAGAAATGATAAAAACACGCTTTATTTTGATAACGTGTTCCATCAAACAGGTCAAGGTAAAACATCGGATGCGGAGTTTATGGTAGAAAACTCAATATTCCCATTACCTCAAGGTTCTGTTTTTACAACAAAAGCAAATAACACGTACCAAGCTGGATCAGCCATTTTAGGCCAAAACGGCTATACAAATGCAGTATTCCATGGTAATGGTAAGACATTCTGGAACCGTGATGAAATGTACAAGTCATTTGGTGTCGATAAATTCTTCGACTCAGCATATTACGATATGAATGAGGAAGATACGCTAAACTATGGTTTAGAAGATAAGCCGTTCTTTAAAGGTTCTATGCCTTATCTAAAAGAATTAAAACAGCCATTTAGCGCAAAGTTTATTACGCTATCTAACCATTTCCCTTATCCATTAGATGAGGAAGACCAAACAATTGAGCCGCATACTACAGGCGATAAATCAGTTGACCAATACTTCCAAACGTCTCGCTATTTGGATGAGGCATTGAAGCAGTTCTTTGATGATTTAAAAGCTTCTGGTCTATACGATAACACGATGGTTGTTATGTATGGTGACCACTATGGTATTTCTGAAAACCATAAGCGAGCAATGTCTGAAGTACTTGGAAAAGATGTAGGTGACTTTGAACAAGCGCAATTACAGCGTGTACCACTGTTTATTCATGCTCCTGGTTTAGAAGGTGGCGTGAAGCATACGTATGGTGGTCAAGTTGATATTCGCCCAACAGTTATGCATCTACTAGGTATTGATACGAAAGACTATATTGACTTTGGTACAGACTTGCTTTCAAAAGATCATCAGGAAATTGTTCCGTTCAGAAACGGTGACTTTGTAACACCTGAGATTACAAAAGTAGACCAAAAAGTATTCAATAATGAAACTGGTGAGCAATTGCCAGAAGAAGAAGCAAAAAAATATGATAAATACGATGAACTGGTAAAACAAAAGCTTGAGTTGTCCGATAAGCTTGTGTACGGTGACTTATTACGTTTCCATACTCCAGAAGGCTTTAAACCAGTAGATCGTTCTCAGTACGATTACAATAAGCGTGACTAA
- a CDS encoding glycosyl-4,4'-diaponeurosporenoate acyltransferase — protein MMNVSPVFITCINISAWLFFHMAASYVCGIIPITFFEKDYLIFKRMKWETDDKYKKVWIHKWKILLPDAGKVMKHGFYKKTWESRSAEYTVRFLMETKRAELTHWMSICPAFLFFLWNSPSVGWVMVCYACVVNIPFIIIQRYNRIRIARISQRLLTSE, from the coding sequence ATGATGAACGTTAGCCCTGTCTTTATTACATGTATAAACATTAGCGCATGGCTTTTTTTTCATATGGCTGCCTCCTACGTTTGTGGAATCATTCCCATAACATTTTTTGAGAAAGATTACCTCATCTTTAAACGAATGAAGTGGGAGACAGATGATAAATACAAAAAGGTTTGGATTCATAAGTGGAAAATTCTTTTACCGGATGCAGGTAAGGTAATGAAGCATGGTTTCTATAAAAAAACTTGGGAGTCTCGTTCTGCTGAGTATACGGTTCGGTTTTTAATGGAAACAAAAAGGGCAGAGCTTACTCACTGGATGAGCATCTGTCCAGCATTTCTCTTCTTTCTTTGGAATTCACCTTCTGTAGGTTGGGTGATGGTATGTTATGCTTGCGTTGTTAATATACCATTCATTATTATTCAACGTTATAACCGTATTCGTATTGCACGCATTTCGCAGCGTCTTCTTACTTCAGAATAA